The sequence acaaagctcAATTACCAACTAACTAAACTTATGACTCGAGTCACGAGAACGAGAATAtcttataaaaagcaaacaaaaaaacaattataaagccCTTCTCTCACTTAACCCAtcattgaaagatgaaataattaaaaaaagaaaaaaaaaaaacgagttaGCTTACTTGTAGTCCAATTCATGAGAACATGAAAACTTAATATaaggcaaattaaaaaaaaaatcatgaaactcaattttcaatctaCCAAACgttaaacaatgaaatttagaagaaaaataattaaaaaataacattaaaaaataaccgaagTAAACTTGAGCTAACTTTCCAAACTAGCAACTTGGATCGCGAgatcaaaataacattataaaaagcATATTGAAAAGAATTATGAAGTTATTCAATGCCCAAACTCACTCAATGCTGAAaggtgaaactaaaaaaaaatcaattaaaaaaaacctgaggCCAACTTATATTAACTCACCAAACTTGTAAATTAGGTCTTGAAATCAAGACAACctatagaaaagaaagagaaaaaaaaaatgaagcctCATCCCCAACTAACCATATGTTAaaagatgagattaaaaaaaaattaattttaaaaaaggatctAAACAAAGACTAAAGTCAACACAAGCTAACTTTTTGAACCCATAACTATGGTGGTGAGGCTGGGATCACCTTATAGAAGACAAGTTGAAAATaatcatgaagttcaattctcaatcaacccaacaataagggatggaattgaaaaccaaaaatcaataaaaaagatttaaaacaaaacaaataacaaaaaaaaaaattataaggaccatatttgacatgaaaataaaataacaaaacccttagaatgaagtaaaaaagaaggagaggatagagaaaagagagaggataaaaaaaggaaaatctaCCGCCACGCACCTGCAACACCAACACACGCAACATCATCAAAATGTGTTTGTTGAGATGTGTCTAGAGACACCAAGGAAGGTGTTGGTTCAATACTAGAGGAAGTCGTATACACCACTAGAGTGTAACAACTTTCTTCACACGCTAATACGTGTGTGTGcctttgtctttaatttttaccatactccttattttatttatttttatttttaaatttggtccctcaatccTTAATTGTTTTATACCAATGCAATTGAACATAATTTTACAAAACCAAGCATTGAACGCATGTTCGAATTTTTCCTCGATGCCACAAGATCTCCTTTTATAAGCActcaaaaaaaatgttaagtcgaatcctaaataaactaaatttaaaaggattaaattgaaagaaaaaacaagaaattgagTGATCAGAAAAAATCAAGGTTGAACTTTTACATGACCATGCAATTCAGCcttgattatttaaataaaaaaaggttgtaTATTTGTCTATATTTCACATTCAATCCACGTAgctttaatcattttaatcaacaaaatttCATTTGATAGATCTAAACTAGGAATCCACGaggagattttatttttcttcttttatttgataCCCTAAGACTCCATAAGCTAGGCatccaaaacaaatagcaaagtcaaattccaaataaatacaactttaaaggagccaataaaaaaaaaaaaggaatcaaattgaaaaaaaccaaagaaccagaatagaaaaaaaaatgtgttttgttgttttgttgtaatCTACCGTAGCATGGATGTTGGTGAACAGAACTTTAGttacaccttttattttttcttaaaccttacTTAATATCCAAGAATTAAACATATTATCTTCATATTGGGTTAAACTAGTTAATAACTTTTAgcattataaataaaactaaaactcatCAGTATTTTATTGTGGATTGTGCACAGTacaatccataataaaacaactaataaGCCATTCAATGTCCAAAAAAATGAACACACAATTAAggatagaattttatttttacatatttattgcATAGAGTAATTActtattctcttgatttttgattttttttttttatcattttcatggttttttatttcatttccttcttcttttttcagattttgttatcttttcttaatttggtttttgtacttttttaattttattcttcaacatttttatttcattttatttttttaattttggttatcattttttaattgctttttttttttatcccttttttttattattaaatccctcattattttctttcattagtGTTTATGctaaatttagtccttattgttttattcttattatattaattactatttgttttccttttaaatttaaaaaatttattcaatttttttttttaatcttttgtataATCATCTTGATCTCATAATCAAAATTACtggttttaaaaagtaatcaatttaatttcaaattttttttctttcattctttaacTTTAAGCTATTAAACCTTatctttcaatatatatattttttaatcttttatccCAAATCATGAATTAACATAAATTCAAGTTCACTCAttaccatcatttttttaaaaaacaaattgacccACCTTGCAGGTGGggtgggaaaaaaaatctagtattcATTATGGTCTATTTGAGATTATTATTGCAATAAcagtttaaaatacttttttatttaaaaatatatttaaaataattttttttatttttaaaaaaaattatttttgaaattagtatattaaaacaatttggtaacataatttttttttattttaaataaatataaaaaagatttcaaaatttttaagagCCAGATATACACgacattatcaaacacagacaGCACGCATAAAAAATGTCTTTCCCCGTATAGTTTATAGTTTGTAGTAGTGGGGCAACTTTTTTACTGGAAACTGTATTTTCTGAAGAGAATTATGGCTTCCTATTAGGATATTTTCCCAACCACTGAACGAATGTTTCGATTATCCAACCACTTGCTATGATGTTACGCTAAACTAAACCGGAACTAATCCACTTCAAATGGCTATTCAACCCCAATCTCTCTCCCTATTCATCAATGTCATTGTTTATAAAACAGCCTGCAAGGATCCACGGCCATGCACAACCCGATCCTCTCTGCCCTTAATTCAGTTCAAAAGTTCACTAACTCTGTTTTAATCTGGTTGAATATAAGAATACTCCCCATCAACTCCGACCAACTGTCTATTGGACAGACCTTATTGAATAAGGCGGTCAATCAAGGGCATAACCATGACAAATTCCATTACAGAGATACAgataaaaaaatggaagaaaaacacAGAATATGAGATTAATGCTTAAACAGAGTCATTACTAGTGCCTAGTGATGTATTCAGTAATTGTCCACTTGAATAATAACTATCTATTGGTAGAACCCTAATGAATAAGGCGGTGTGGGGAAGACCAGGATATAAGAGTGGAGGAGATGACCAACCATGGCCCTTTATTCCATCCAAAAGGATTTCAAGGAACTCTGATGCACCATGGGAAATGCGgactatcaaaattaaattcaaatgcaaATTATCAGGAGCCCAAACTGAATAGCAGAATATCACAGGTTACTAATGCTGAATTTAGATGAGAGAGTATACCGTTTATTTCAGAATAGGCAAACTTGAAACTTCACTCACACACATGGTGCTAGTTGTCTGTATGAGCTTATGTGTTTCGTCATCTAACTCCACATTATCCTTCTGCATACGCTCCTCAATTATAACTGGCATCTTACCTGCTTTCGCATAGGTTCGTAGAAGAGAATTATATATCACGGTACTCACATGGCCAGCATCCCGAAGTATAACCAGTAGTTTCTCTGCTCCTTCAATGTCGCCCCGCTCCTCCAGATTCTTGAATATATCTCCAATCAACCTTTTATCAGGAGTCCATTTCCTTACACTACATAAGGCTTTCTTAAAATTCTCTAAAACCTTTTCCATCTGCTCCGTTTTCAGGTGACCACAAGTAAGAAGCTCCCAGGTAGTATAGCAGGGAGTGATGCCCTTTTGCACCATGCGCTGGCAAAAATTTTCAGCGTCTTCCATCTGATTTCTATTGATATAACTAGCAAGAACTATGTTTGAAACCCTAGAATCTCGAGTTGCAGAAACTGATTCCCACTCATTGTAGAGATTCTCTGCTCCTCCAAACTCCCCAAGTTTAACAAGTGAAGATATCATACAATTATATTCAGCatcattcattttattaaacACCGACTTCATCTTATTCCAGGTTCGATGTAGCCCGTCCTTATCCTTCATGTTCGCATGCAAACTGAGAAGAGAGGAGTAGGTGACTCGATTTTTCTTTGAAGCTCTCTTCTCCACTTCCTTCAGAGTATACGCTGCTTTTTCAAGGCATTCCCTTTTGATATACAAGTTGGTTAAGGTACTATACGTTACCCAATCTGGATCTAATTTTGACTTCTTCAGCTCCATAAAGACTTTCTCTGCTGTTTCCACATCGTTTTGCGAGGCACACGCAGTTAACCACATATTATAAGTAACAACATCGGGTGAAGTCTTTTTCTTCAACTCTTGAATGATCTCCGCGACCTTTTCCAACTGCCCATTTGCAACATACACTGATAGCATATGGTTGTAAGGAAGAGCATTCTTCAAGAACCCACATTCAGACATTTTCTCCATCAAAGCCTCCGCTTTGGAGATCGATTTGTTCTGGACATAAACATGGAGAAGAGCTGAACATGCTTGATAATCCCTCATTTTATCAGGAATATCTTCAAAGAACTTCTCTGCACTATTTAGACCACGAATTTTCGCAATCAAGTCCAAATGAACAGCATAATCACCCGGTACAAGCTTTATATCGGACTGCTTTGTCATCCATTCACATACCTACATATCTAATAACTAATCAGGTAAAAATCACAACAAAAGCACTCTAAGATTAACAGCAGCCtcccaaattaaaacaaacagtTCTAAAAACTAAAGCAAAGACAATCAATCTGATTCTGACCTCGAGGGCGTGCTTGTACCGCTTCAGCTTACGGAGCTCTCTAACAATCCGGTTCAGCTCGTACTTTCGGACATTGTGTCCCTCTTCCTTCCATTTCCTTATTGTTATTACTGCACTCCGTTTTCCATACACCAAACTAAACAGCCTCCTTCCAAGCGTGTCTCCACCACCACTCTTTTTCCCTTCTCCTCCGCTAACAATACCCTTCTCCGTCACTGCTGCAGCCGAGAACTGCCGCGCGGCGGCTGCAAGGGTTCCCCGCACGTTCCGCACCAACATTTCCAAAATGCAGGCCGAGGTTTAAAACTGGGCTGGATATTTAAACAAAATTCATGGGCCTATATGAGGCTTTAATTGATTGAGCCCTAAACAATAAAGcccaagaaagaaaacaaagctAGTTCTAGGCTTCTAGCTTCACTAGACGCGCGAGATAACTTTGAAAATCTCAAATCTCCAACGAACTCGGTGGCCAAGCTTGGTGCCCACTcacaaaatgaattaaaaaaataaattactaaataTAAATAGCAGGCTCTCCCATCgtgttattcttttttaatttcttgattccCTCGTTTTGCAGTCGcgctctctattttttttattattaaaaagattcaATGCCAGACGGGAATTCTGCTGCCGCCGGCGGAAAGACCGGCGTGAGAATCGTAGTCGTCGGAGACCGTGGAACAGGAAAATCGAGTTTGATTGCGGCGGCAGCCACCGAATCTTTCCCGGAAAACCTATCTCCCGTGCTTCCACCCACTCGCCTCCCTGCCGATTTCTTCCCCGATCGCGTTCCTATGACTATCATCGACACTTCTGCAAGGTAAGCATTTCTGTATTTTATACACACATACGCATTGTATACgtatttttaatgttagttAAAAGTtagtttgcttgaatttgttaaAGCTTGGAGAGTAGAGAAAGCTaaatgaagaattgataagCGAGCTGATGTTATTATATTAACTTAACGCGTGTGATTTTCCGTTGACGCTTACTCGTTTGAGTAGTTTTTGGCTTCAGGAATTTCGTCGATTAgaggtttcttttcttttctttttctgttttcttatttacaatttttgtaattataatgtAGGTTATTAGCTGGTGAATGTAatgttactttgttttttttttgttttaggtgAAGTACCGTGATAGTGGTGGGTTGCAAAGCAGATTTGAGAGATGAGAACCAGCCGATTAGCCTCGAGCCGGTTATGGGACCAATCATGCAACAGTATAGGGAGATTGAGACCTGTATAGAGTGCTCTGCTGTTACCCTCATGCAGGTATTTATTCTCTGGATagaggcaattgaatttcatagCAAACAATTACATCTAAGAATTTATTGAGACATGCATAGAGCGCTCTTCTGTTTTGTTTCGTTTTGTTATGATGAATTGTAAAATGTTGTAAGAGAACGGAAAGTTGGTAGTGATGTCGAGAGCTATAAAAGTAGAAAAGGATAAAGAACTAAGGGATTTTTTCCTGCAACTAGTTCTGTTTTGATGACCAGGCTTCCAAATTTTTGAGCCTTTTGTGTTGGAAGGCAGAACTTTTTGGTTCATATAGAGGTGTTGTCATGCTTTATTAGAACATTAACCTTATTATTTTCTGCGTTGAAACTCACATGGTAGCAGTATAAAAGGTTAGAACTTAAGAACCAAAGTTAACTATATGTAGGTCCCTGACGTTTTCTATTATGCTCAAAAAGCTGTACTTCATCCAACAGCACCTTTGTTTGATCAAGACACTCAAGCTTTGCAAACCCGATGTATAAGGGCATTGAGAAGGATATTTACTCTATGTGATAGTGACATGGATGGTGCACTCAATGATGCCAGAGTTTGAGATGATTTTCAGGTTTCCCCCTTTTCTACTCTTTTACATTCTTCATGGACAAAATTGAATATtacaacaaacaataaaaattattaaatatccACTTTTCTCATAATGGcaaactatattattaaaaataatgagaatgaTAATCCAAAACGGAGAATACGATTTCCTTCTAGTAAAAAGGAACCAGAAATTAAGAAATTGAGGGACCCCAATCCACTGAATATCAATTAGAGTAACTTCTTTGAAAACCCCTCTAATGCTAGGCAGGGTACCCTTTAAGAAGCCCAAAACTACTTTTCAATTCTGTTGCTGGGGATTCTGACATGTGCAATAATGGTAACCAGGTTAAATGTTTTGACGCTCCACTGCAGCCTGCTGAAATAGTGGGTGTGAGAAGAGTTgtgcaagaaaagaagaaagaaggggtCAACGACCTGGGGCTTACCCTTGAAGGGTTCCTGTTTCTCCATTCTCTTTTCATAGATAAAGGGCGCCTTGAAACTACTTGGGCTGTTTTGAGAAAATTTGGCTACGGCAATGATTTAAAACTCAGAGATGATTTTCTTCCAGCTCCATCAAAGCATGCTCCTGATCAGGTGGTGTGTGTGACTGATATGTCATTATTGACTGCTTGTCTGGTGTTGGCTCTTATTAATTCTTGTAGAGTTTGTTCTGTCATCATGCAGAGTATAGAGTTGACAATTGAAGCTGTAGAGTTTGTTCGTCGGGTGTTCCGATTGTTTGATACCAATAATGTATGTATTAACTGTTACCAGATTATTGATCGCCACTTCCTGgaagtttgttttctttttccgtTCACATGTAATTTACCTCCAAAAGAATTTCTAATGTTTCAATCTTTACTATTAATAGTATGGAGCCTTAAAGCCTACTCAGCTTGATGAGCTATTTTCAACTGCTCCAGAAAAGTAAGTcttgttatttgcttttgttccctgattttcttttctataatttGCCAGTGTTtgttcactgttatattttcttGGGTGCATTGGTATCTGTTGGGTGAAAAATGATACGAGTAATAAATCCACAAATTCCATGCATCTAATTCTACTGCTTACACATCATATGTGATGATGAAAGAATACATGTTTCTCATTTTAAACTTACACGTCATCAGTTTATAATGGGagtttgaacaaaataaaaccttGCATCCCCATGCTTCATGTGGGTCTAAATTTAGACAATTTGAACCTGCTTCGAAAACAGTATGCAGCCTAGTTTTATTTCAAGACAGGACTGGACTTATCCAGACAAGAATAGGACTAGGGTGTTTTTGGCTCTAACTATAAAGGGGAGGGAtggtatggaaaaaaaatacttctgaTGCTTGTCCATGGGATTGGACAAGGTGATGGTAGGACGTGGGGCAGAAATTCACATATTGTCCTGTACTATGCATGAGCATTTACCCAACACTAAAACAATAGAGTGCCCCACCTATCTCTGCaagtactatatatatatacacaagttAGCttatttcaactattttttgcCTCTAACGCAAAAAATCATGCAAAGCTGAACTCCATATAAACTCTAAATGATAAAACCATATGTTCAAGGATTGGAATGAAAGAGCCAAATTTTTCGTATTTAAATTTATCTGAATGTTACAAAATAGAAAGCTCATGAAAATGCCACTTCAATGCAAAGAGCAATAAACATTTATATCTCagaacaaaatcataaaatgaaCAAGCATAGCTGCAGATTTACTACATCTTGCAGTTTTCCTTCTATTCTGGATTCGGTTAATGAGTAGATATTTGATCCAATTCTAAattctacaaaaataaaacaaaatataggaTATTTTTCTAGGCATGTATTTTTCCTCCTTCCTAAGAGTTTGGGAATATTTCATTGTtatgtcaaaaaatattttaaggtaTGCTTCCTGTAGATAGAATATCGAAACAAAATTCTATTGATCAATGGTTGAAAACTGGTAACAAGCAAAGCAGGTTTGGCACGtccatttcttgtttctttaaaGGTAGTTTTGCAATGCTGCATAAGGGCTGCTTCCTGATTGTCTAATCTCTGGAGGACTTTGAATCTTGTTAATTATGAGGAGGAACCTATGATATTAGGATGATGAGAAGCAAGcatgaagatatgaaaaattGGCTTGTCATCTCTTTCCTGTTGCAGCTGCTACTGCAAGACctcaaatttattgttttttctgtcAAAGGGAAGCTTTGATTGCAAATacagtaatttgtttttgaatgacAACTGCAAATACAAGAAGAACATTGTTTTTTCTCTGTATCGCTTCACAGCATTGCCAACAATTATCTAGGATATAGCATTGAGGGTATTAGGCATAGCTACATTTCCTCTCAGTTTCTGTTGgaagttattttcttttgactgcATCTGCATTGGAAGCAAGGACTAAATATTATCCGTTTTCcaatctgctttttttttttcaagtttcctAGGGTCTTGCAAATTGCTGTCATTGAGGTTTCTTCTGTTTACATAGTACTTGTAAATGTTTATTCATTTCTATATTTCAGTCCTTGGGGTTGAGGCTCCTTAAAGGATGCTGCAGGAGAGAACCACACAGGGAAATTTAACTCTGAAGGGTTTTCTATCTGAGGTTTGCAGTGCTAACTACTCTTTATCTAGTTCCTGCTCATTCTTGGTGGCTTTAACGCATTCCAACATGTTATACTATGTGACAACAGCTTTCTCTGGCCACCTTAAAGAATTTACTTTTCTTGCCACATGCCCCGATTCTATTCCTTTTGTTGTTTGATGGTGGTGAAGGCATGATGCGTGGAAACATCTGACATCAGCCTTCTGAAAAGTCCtcttaaacatgaaaaaataatggatgTTTTTGGAGTCTTACAAAAGATACTATTAAATGAACCCGTGGTGATGATATGCTTATAACTTGGTAAAACACTTGGTGCCAGTATTCTGTGAAAGTTATGGAGTCCTTATTCAGATGAATCTTCTACTCTGGCTATCTTATTATGATGGAAGCTTGGTTGGTGCTTCTCCAATTTGTCTGGGAGAGGCCTATCTTTAAATACTGCTTCAGAGTTGTTTTGCTATAATTGCGTATCTTCTATATTGTTTCCTCGAACTAAAAATTTGACCTGCGGTTACTGTTTATCTCTTTCTGTGTCTTTCTCTACTTTTCTTATCTCTTTTCTGTGTTTTTGGGGAAGAATATCCTCATTTTCTCTACAAAATGGAAGACTTCTTTATAAATATTTGTCTACATCCATTTTTTATCTCGTCACTTTTAAGTCCATTACTTTAAATCTTCTTGTGCTATctgtcaaatttatttatattgaacatTGTTTGCAGTGGGCTCTTATGACCATGCTGGATCCACGAGGTAGTTTGGCTAATTTGCTATACATTGGATATGGAGGAAATCCTGCTTCAGCACTTCATGTTACTCGGAGAAGATCCGTTGATCGTAAGAAGCAACAAACAGAAAGAAATGTTTTCCACTGCTTAGTTTTTGGCCCTAAAAATGCTGGAAAGTCCACTCTGTTGAATTCATTCTTAGGAAGGTATTGTCTCGAACCTATGTCATGTCCATTGTAGCCAATATGCTCCAGATAATTTCATCTGTTAACTTCTCTGAGTCATTCAAGGAGAACCTAGTTTTGTTTccagttgttttatttttttagttctgcTTTCTACTAAGCAATAGTAATTTTCTGCCGCCAATTCCAACACAGGCCATTCTCGGAAAGTCATGAACTGACAGCTGGTGAGCGCTATGCAGTGAATGTTGTTGACCGGCTTGGGGTACGTATGGGTAGCACTCTGTTGGGTGGTTAGTTCTATAGAATAGCATTCTAAACAGGtctttttcaaaacatgaaTGCAAATTATGTTTCAATGTGTATTTATGATCTGATATTAAGGAATGTACCGGGTCATCTTCATCAAAGTATCATAGACATAAGCTATATGGTCATGCAGTTGTCCTTGCAGGGGAATAAGAAGACTCTTATTTTACGAGAGATGCCAGAAGACGGAGTGAAAAAATTTCTATCCAATAAAGAATCTCTGTCGTCCTCTGATGTTGCTGTATTTGTTTATGACAGGTAAATCTGACTGGTGATTTTTAGCAAGGCAAGTTTGACTCCCTTGTATTTATTGGTGGTCCATTAGCTGGTAGATGATCTCTTTTATGACCATGTATTGTGTCTGTCTCAATAATATGACTCTGATTGGTGCATGTTATCTTCATTTTACCAAATTCTTCTAACTATTGCTCTGCTCCATCCTCCACCAAAATGCACGTGCCCTCTAGGGAGTTTCCACTGCACATATCCTTTTAAAGTTGTGTTGAATGGCATTATCTCAAGGGAAATATACTATTGTAATAGTTTCTCTTATACTCGTTTAATTTCCTCTCTTTAAAATATCAGATATCATGCATGACCAAATAAATAATTCCTTATTGGCCAGTTCGGATATGGAATATTCCATGGAAAAGGTCAAATGAACTTCTTGTAGAGGTTGCTAGCATGGAGAAGAAAAGTGGTTATGGGGGTGCCTTGTTCATTATATGCTGCTAAGGATGACTTGGATCCACATCCAATGAGGTGGTGCCAAAAATCAGTAAGGTATACATTCTGTCATGAAACCTCATCTTGGCATGCCCAATTTCCGAAACTTTAGCGTACCAAAAGTAAAATCCTAGCAACTTCACATGCACATTGCCCGTcacttgttattatttttaagctaATGCTTTGGTGATAGTTCCAAATTCGTCTTTCAGGTTTGCCAAGAGCGGAATAGGGGCTTCTATTCCTATCAGCTCAAAGCTCGGGAGATATGAATAATGTTTTCTGCAGGGATTCTTAAGTCGCCGAACACCCTCATTGAACATTTCCTGGAAAACTGTGGCAGGAGGAAACGCAAGCAAGTTCCACAGCTTTGTCAATTCAACTTCTCTCCTGTTTATGTCAGGTTATGCTTTCCCACCCCTTCCACTGGGGAGAAAGGAAAACTCACTACACTTGATGGCATGAACACAACCCGACACTCGTATCATGCTAACCCATGTCTGCATGAATTGGTCTTCCAACTGTGTTTTAATGTGCAGTTGGCGCTGGCTTTTTGCTGTGCTGGAATTGGGCAGCTTTACATGCCTACAGTGGAAGGAGAAAAAATTCTCCTAGGTAGTTCATATGATTTTGACCAATCATAACTTCCTGCTATTTGCTTGGGCTTTGAAACTTGAAGGAAGGCTTTTCCAAGCTTTTCAATTTGAAGCTCATGGTAGAACCCGTGTATTATAAAACATCCAATTCTTCAACCACACTGCAATAACCTTCTAATTCatgttctgatttttttttctatctataaTTTGCTAATTCCTCTGTCAATTCTTTCTCTTAGTTCATTGCTAGGATTTATGGCTTTTGGGAACATTGTTGAAGACTACACGACTTGTGGACCGTCTCCTTTTGCCGTGGTGGCCTATCaaacctctctctctttataatCTGTATCTATGTGCGCGCGTCTCAGTTTGTGTTATATTGTATATAAGAAAATCACCTTTTCAGGCACACCTTTCCGTTCTTCCCGGTAATGGTTGTGTTTAAGAAGCCACGGTTTGTGGTCTA is a genomic window of Populus alba chromosome 5, ASM523922v2, whole genome shotgun sequence containing:
- the LOC118061700 gene encoding pentatricopeptide repeat-containing protein At4g02820, mitochondrial isoform X1, which encodes MLVRNVRGTLAAAARQFSAAAVTEKGIVSGGEGKKSGGGDTLGRRLFSLVYGKRSAVITIRKWKEEGHNVRKYELNRIVRELRKLKRYKHALEVCEWMTKQSDIKLVPGDYAVHLDLIAKIRGLNSAEKFFEDIPDKMRDYQACSALLHVYVQNKSISKAEALMEKMSECGFLKNALPYNHMLSVYVANGQLEKVAEIIQELKKKTSPDVVTYNMWLTACASQNDVETAEKVFMELKKSKLDPDWVTYSTLTNLYIKRECLEKAAYTLKEVEKRASKKNRVTYSSLLSLHANMKDKDGLHRTWNKMKSVFNKMNDAEYNCMISSLVKLGEFGGAENLYNEWESVSATRDSRVSNIVLASYINRNQMEDAENFCQRMVQKGITPCYTTWELLTCGHLKTEQMEKVLENFKKALCSVRKWTPDKRLIGDIFKNLEERGDIEGAEKLLVILRDAGHVSTVIYNSLLRTYAKAGKMPVIIEERMQKDNVELDDETHKLIQTTSTMCVSEVSSLPILK
- the LOC118061700 gene encoding pentatricopeptide repeat-containing protein At4g02820, mitochondrial isoform X2 translates to MTKQSDIKLVPGDYAVHLDLIAKIRGLNSAEKFFEDIPDKMRDYQACSALLHVYVQNKSISKAEALMEKMSECGFLKNALPYNHMLSVYVANGQLEKVAEIIQELKKKTSPDVVTYNMWLTACASQNDVETAEKVFMELKKSKLDPDWVTYSTLTNLYIKRECLEKAAYTLKEVEKRASKKNRVTYSSLLSLHANMKDKDGLHRTWNKMKSVFNKMNDAEYNCMISSLVKLGEFGGAENLYNEWESVSATRDSRVSNIVLASYINRNQMEDAENFCQRMVQKGITPCYTTWELLTCGHLKTEQMEKVLENFKKALCSVRKWTPDKRLIGDIFKNLEERGDIEGAEKLLVILRDAGHVSTVIYNSLLRTYAKAGKMPVIIEERMQKDNVELDDETHKLIQTTSTMCVSEVSSLPILK